The following coding sequences lie in one Deltaproteobacteria bacterium genomic window:
- a CDS encoding Re/Si-specific NAD(P)(+) transhydrogenase subunit alpha has product MKIGIPKEIHEGERRVAATPDTAKKLQKFGFEVLIESGAGDNANFPDDAYRAAGCEVTSDVSKVWQQDIVAKVRPPEYHPGTGMDETELLREGGTLISFLWPAQNAALVERLVGRKCNAIAMDAVPRISRAQKLDALSSMANIAGYRAVIEAANHFARFFTGQITAAGKVPPAKVMVIGAGVAGLAAIGAARGMGAIVRAFDTRPAVREQVQSMGAEFLEVTLEEDGAGEGGYAKEMSPAFIKAEMELFHEQAKDVDIIITTALIPGRPAPKLLEAYHVEAMKPGSVIVDLAAEQGGNCELTSPGRVIVHKGVTIVGHTDLPSRLSSVASQLYGTNIVHLLDDLGKAEKFKLDLDDEVVSGALVVKDGANRWPTPKPKMTSPTEGKPKEAAPPPKAAGGHGHGGGGGSGSPWPLVAAGLALVGIGMGAPPSFLTHLTVFVLAIFVGWQVIWNVTPALHTPLMSVTNAISGIIIIGGILQISGPPGAATTILGAAAILLATINIAGGFLVTQRMLQMFRKQ; this is encoded by the coding sequence ATGAAGATCGGCATTCCCAAGGAAATCCACGAGGGCGAGCGCCGCGTTGCGGCCACGCCCGACACCGCCAAGAAGCTGCAGAAGTTCGGATTCGAGGTGCTCATCGAGTCGGGCGCCGGCGACAACGCGAACTTCCCCGACGATGCCTACCGCGCCGCCGGCTGCGAGGTGACCTCCGACGTCAGCAAGGTCTGGCAGCAGGACATCGTCGCGAAGGTGCGTCCGCCCGAGTACCACCCCGGCACCGGCATGGACGAGACCGAGCTGCTGCGCGAGGGCGGCACGCTGATTTCTTTCCTGTGGCCCGCGCAGAACGCCGCGCTGGTGGAGCGTCTGGTCGGACGCAAGTGCAACGCGATCGCGATGGACGCGGTGCCCCGCATCAGCCGCGCGCAGAAGCTCGACGCGTTGTCGTCGATGGCGAACATCGCCGGCTACCGCGCGGTGATCGAGGCCGCCAATCACTTCGCGCGCTTCTTCACCGGCCAGATCACCGCCGCCGGCAAGGTCCCGCCCGCGAAGGTGATGGTCATCGGTGCCGGCGTCGCGGGCCTGGCCGCAATCGGAGCCGCGCGCGGCATGGGTGCCATCGTCCGCGCCTTCGACACCCGCCCGGCCGTGCGCGAGCAGGTCCAGAGCATGGGCGCCGAGTTCCTCGAGGTCACGCTCGAGGAGGACGGCGCCGGCGAGGGCGGCTACGCCAAGGAGATGTCGCCGGCGTTCATCAAGGCCGAGATGGAGCTCTTCCACGAGCAGGCCAAGGACGTCGACATCATCATCACGACCGCGCTCATCCCCGGTCGTCCGGCGCCCAAGCTGCTCGAGGCCTACCACGTCGAGGCCATGAAGCCCGGCAGCGTGATCGTCGATCTCGCCGCCGAGCAAGGCGGCAACTGCGAGCTCACCTCACCGGGCCGCGTGATCGTGCACAAGGGCGTGACCATCGTCGGTCACACCGACCTGCCGAGCCGCCTGTCGAGCGTCGCCAGCCAGCTCTACGGCACCAACATCGTCCACCTGCTCGACGACCTCGGCAAGGCCGAGAAGTTCAAGCTCGACCTCGACGACGAGGTCGTGTCGGGCGCGTTGGTGGTCAAGGACGGCGCGAACCGCTGGCCCACGCCAAAGCCCAAGATGACCTCGCCGACCGAGGGCAAGCCCAAGGAGGCCGCACCGCCGCCGAAGGCCGCCGGCGGTCACGGTCACGGCGGTGGCGGTGGGTCGGGCTCGCCGTGGCCGCTGGTCGCCGCCGGTCTCGCGCTGGTCGGCATCGGCATGGGCGCGCCGCCGTCGTTCCTCACCCACCTCACGGTGTTCGTGCTCGCGATCTTCGTCGGCTGGCAGGTGATCTGGAACGTCACGCCGGCGCTGCACACCCCGCTGATGAGCGTCACCAACGCGATCAGCGGCATCATCATCATCGGCGGCATCCTGCAGATCTCCGGCCCGCCCGGTGCTGCGACCACGATCCTCGGCGCCGCGGCGATCCTGCTCGCCACGATCAACATCGCCGGTGGCTTCCTCGTCACGCAGCGCATGCTGCAGATGTTCCGCAAGCAATAG
- the pntB gene encoding Re/Si-specific NAD(P)(+) transhydrogenase subunit beta, which produces MLSSLVTVAYIAASALFIMSLSGLSNQETARRGNLYGIIGMVLALVATAAGISGGGFAMLLGAVVPGAVIGAVLAARVAMTSMPELVAVLHSFVGLAAVLVGFGSYLGGDGGAPMSALELTIHEVEIFVGIFIGAITFTGSVIAFGKLRGSISGKPLMLPARHMLNLGMITGCVVLGWQFLGAHGASDGGTPAGLMPLVIMTAIAAIIGVHLVAAIGGADMPVVVSMLNSYSGWAASAAGFMLSNDLLIITGALVGSSGAILSFIMCRAMNRSFVSVILGGFGTGGGTSSSTASTPQGEVRSTTAEETVESLREAGSIVIIPGYGMAVAQAQHSLSEVVKILRAKGKNVRFAIHPVAGRLPGHMNVLLAEANVPYDIVLEMDELNHDFPDTDLSWVIGANDIVNPSAQDDPGSPIAGMPVLECWKAGRCIVMKRSMASGYAGVDNPLFYKPNTEMLFGDAKKVIDEILGKLRG; this is translated from the coding sequence GTGCTCTCCAGCCTCGTCACCGTCGCCTACATCGCCGCGAGCGCGCTCTTCATCATGAGCCTCTCGGGGCTCTCGAACCAAGAGACCGCTCGGCGCGGCAACCTCTACGGCATCATCGGCATGGTGCTCGCGCTGGTCGCGACCGCAGCCGGCATCAGCGGCGGCGGCTTCGCGATGCTGCTGGGCGCGGTCGTGCCGGGCGCCGTCATCGGTGCCGTGCTCGCGGCCCGCGTCGCGATGACCTCGATGCCCGAGCTCGTCGCCGTCCTGCACAGCTTCGTCGGACTGGCCGCCGTGCTGGTCGGCTTCGGCAGCTACCTCGGTGGTGACGGCGGCGCGCCGATGAGCGCGCTCGAGCTCACCATCCACGAGGTCGAGATCTTCGTGGGCATCTTCATCGGCGCGATCACCTTCACCGGTTCGGTGATCGCGTTCGGCAAGCTGCGCGGCAGCATCAGCGGCAAGCCGCTCATGTTGCCCGCGCGCCACATGCTGAACCTCGGCATGATCACGGGTTGTGTGGTGCTCGGCTGGCAGTTCCTCGGCGCCCACGGTGCCAGCGACGGCGGCACGCCTGCCGGCCTGATGCCGCTGGTGATCATGACCGCGATCGCGGCCATCATCGGCGTGCACCTGGTCGCGGCCATCGGCGGCGCCGACATGCCGGTCGTGGTCTCGATGCTCAACAGCTACTCCGGCTGGGCTGCCAGCGCGGCCGGCTTCATGTTGAGCAACGACCTGCTCATCATCACCGGCGCGCTGGTCGGCAGCTCGGGCGCGATCCTCAGCTTCATCATGTGTCGCGCGATGAACCGCTCGTTCGTGAGCGTGATCCTGGGCGGCTTCGGCACCGGCGGCGGCACCAGCTCGAGCACCGCCAGCACGCCGCAGGGCGAGGTCCGCTCGACCACCGCCGAAGAGACGGTCGAGTCGCTGCGCGAGGCCGGCAGCATCGTCATCATCCCCGGGTACGGCATGGCGGTCGCACAGGCGCAGCACTCGCTGTCCGAGGTCGTGAAGATCCTGCGCGCCAAGGGCAAGAACGTCCGCTTCGCCATCCATCCCGTGGCCGGGCGCTTGCCGGGCCACATGAACGTGCTGTTGGCCGAGGCCAACGTGCCGTACGACATCGTGCTCGAGATGGACGAGCTCAACCACGACTTCCCCGACACCGATCTCAGCTGGGTCATCGGCGCCAACGACATCGTGAACCCGTCGGCGCAGGACGACCCCGGCAGCCCGATCGCCGGCATGCCGGTGCTCGAGTGCTGGAAGGCCGGTCGCTGCATCGTGATGAAGCGATCGATGGCATCGGGCTACGCCGGCGTCGACAACCCGCTCTTCTACAAACCCAACACCGAGATGTTGTTCGGCGACGCGAAGAAGGTCATCGACGAGATCCTCGGCAAGCTCCGGGGCTGA
- a CDS encoding AMP-binding protein, whose product MPGHSLGDDPFDGSDRERWLASDLRAKLRKVLLADDGPVLRFVGSGGETTVGMAAFAREAAGFLAACRQLGLGAGDVVAIAYPTGARPLAAWAGAVLGGLVPLFAPPNDPRAALRGPAEVRVVAGPEALADTIRRRPLLSTWAPAEPEFDDAAAYTGVPALLQRSSGTTGPHKPIAIDHRRALAQLWGLGRALELRRSDVIASFLPLHHDMGLVSTVLLPLCCGISLVRVEPRLWRADATPWVWSIARHKATLAWVPPAALARLVRRVAPADERAMGSLRQIVCGGEPLGAEVVDAFLGRFGAACKPEVIGAGYGAAENVAAITQTPVARGARRLTAARDRLAIGRKVATPEAGEAALTLLSCGVPIEGTTVMVLDADGREVDDGVIGRLRLAGDCVAPGYLGDDHGAALVDGGFDTGDIGLRDGGEIFVLGRADELIELDGMLVLPHEAEAALADHDDIEPGRCAAVWSERSGFAVLVELRPARLFTSAEQLAAFVADVQDRVEARVGHRPRTVRVLPQGSLLKSSSGKTARAANRDALP is encoded by the coding sequence GTGCCGGGCCACTCGCTCGGCGACGACCCGTTCGACGGCAGTGACCGCGAGCGGTGGTTGGCGTCGGACCTGCGCGCCAAGCTGCGCAAGGTGCTGCTGGCCGACGACGGCCCGGTGCTGCGCTTCGTCGGCTCGGGCGGCGAGACCACCGTCGGCATGGCCGCGTTCGCGCGGGAGGCCGCGGGCTTCCTCGCGGCGTGCCGGCAGCTGGGCCTGGGCGCGGGCGACGTGGTCGCGATCGCCTACCCCACCGGCGCGCGACCGCTGGCGGCGTGGGCCGGCGCCGTGCTCGGTGGGCTGGTGCCACTGTTCGCGCCGCCCAACGACCCCCGCGCGGCCCTGCGCGGGCCCGCCGAGGTGCGCGTGGTGGCGGGACCCGAGGCCCTGGCCGACACCATCCGTCGCCGCCCGCTGCTGTCGACGTGGGCGCCGGCGGAGCCCGAGTTCGACGACGCGGCCGCGTACACCGGCGTGCCCGCGCTGCTGCAGCGTTCGAGCGGGACCACCGGGCCGCACAAGCCGATCGCGATCGACCACCGCCGTGCGCTCGCGCAGCTGTGGGGGCTGGGCCGCGCGCTCGAGCTACGGCGCAGCGACGTGATCGCGAGCTTCCTGCCGCTGCACCACGACATGGGCCTGGTCAGCACGGTGCTGCTGCCGCTGTGCTGCGGCATCTCCCTGGTGCGGGTCGAGCCCCGGCTGTGGCGCGCCGACGCGACGCCGTGGGTGTGGTCGATCGCGCGGCACAAGGCCACGCTGGCGTGGGTGCCACCGGCCGCGCTCGCACGGCTCGTGCGTCGCGTCGCACCGGCCGACGAGCGCGCGATGGGCTCGCTGCGACAGATCGTGTGCGGTGGCGAACCACTCGGTGCCGAGGTCGTCGACGCCTTCCTCGGTCGCTTCGGCGCCGCGTGCAAGCCCGAGGTGATCGGAGCCGGCTACGGCGCGGCCGAGAACGTCGCCGCGATCACGCAGACGCCGGTTGCCCGCGGTGCACGTCGACTCACCGCCGCCCGCGATCGCCTCGCGATCGGCCGCAAGGTGGCGACACCCGAGGCGGGCGAGGCCGCGCTGACGTTGCTGTCGTGCGGCGTGCCGATCGAGGGCACCACCGTGATGGTGCTCGATGCCGATGGCCGCGAGGTCGACGACGGCGTGATCGGGCGCTTGCGGCTGGCGGGCGACTGCGTCGCACCCGGCTACCTCGGTGATGACCACGGCGCCGCGCTGGTCGACGGTGGCTTCGACACCGGCGACATCGGCCTGCGTGACGGCGGCGAGATCTTCGTGCTCGGGCGCGCCGACGAGCTCATCGAGCTCGACGGCATGCTCGTGCTCCCCCACGAGGCCGAGGCTGCGCTCGCCGATCACGACGACATCGAGCCCGGCCGCTGCGCCGCGGTGTGGAGCGAGCGCAGCGGCTTCGCAGTGCTGGTCGAGCTTCGACCCGCGCGGTTGTTCACCAGCGCCGAGCAGCTCGCGGCGTTCGTCGCCGACGTGCAGGACCGCGTCGAGGCCCGCGTCGGTCATCGACCGCGCACGGTGCGTGTGCTGCCGCAGGGCTCGCTGCTCAAGAGCTCTTCGGGCAAGACCGCACGCGCCGCCAATCGCGACGCGCTGCCTTGA
- a CDS encoding PHP domain-containing protein: MRVELHCHSTHSDGSFAAAEVARRAAQTGVTLFCLTDHDTCAGYAATAGELAADGTRVLRGLELSCRENGRTVHVLLYGLREGAGLDALQERLDRIHAERSDRLRRICVRLAKLGIEIDADSLLSQTHGRTPGRPDVARALVRKGVVATPQEAFTRYLRDGGPADVPLERLSVADGLALGLAAGARASMAHPHVYGDFDQVKALIVQHRELGLEGLEAYYGAYGRAESESWLRLCRSHDLVATGGSDFHGEMSPAVTQPGIELPAPVAERLLAWIDPAA, encoded by the coding sequence ATGCGCGTCGAGCTGCACTGCCACAGCACCCACTCCGACGGCTCGTTCGCGGCCGCCGAGGTCGCGCGTCGGGCCGCGCAGACGGGCGTCACGCTGTTCTGCCTCACCGATCATGACACCTGTGCCGGCTACGCGGCGACCGCCGGCGAGCTCGCGGCCGACGGCACTCGCGTGCTGCGAGGCCTCGAGCTCAGCTGTCGCGAGAACGGTCGCACCGTGCACGTGCTGCTCTACGGCCTGCGCGAAGGCGCAGGACTCGACGCGCTGCAGGAGCGGCTCGATCGCATCCACGCCGAGCGCAGTGATCGGCTGCGGCGCATCTGCGTGCGGCTGGCCAAGCTCGGCATCGAGATCGATGCGGACTCGCTGTTGTCCCAGACCCACGGACGCACGCCCGGGCGACCCGACGTCGCGCGTGCGCTGGTCCGCAAGGGCGTCGTCGCGACCCCGCAGGAGGCCTTCACCCGCTACCTGCGGGACGGCGGTCCGGCCGACGTGCCGCTCGAGCGGCTTTCGGTCGCCGACGGGCTCGCGCTCGGGCTTGCCGCCGGGGCGCGCGCGAGCATGGCCCACCCCCATGTCTACGGCGACTTCGATCAGGTCAAGGCGCTGATCGTGCAGCATCGCGAGCTCGGGCTGGAGGGCCTCGAGGCCTACTACGGCGCGTACGGGCGGGCCGAGAGCGAGTCGTGGCTGCGGCTGTGTCGGTCGCACGATCTGGTCGCGACCGGCGGCTCCGACTTCCACGGCGAGATGAGCCCCGCGGTGACGCAGCCGGGCATCGAGCTGCCCGCGCCGGTGGCCGAGCGGCTGTTGGCGTGGATCGACCCCGCGGCGTAG
- a CDS encoding Ppx/GppA family phosphatase, protein MLVGTRGADGRVEVVEDLARITRLGEGVAASGRLRPEAIERTVAVLAEYAVLARSHGAEVVAVATEGLRMASDTEAFLVPAARALGQSIRCISGDEEAELSYRSVADEGGAGPLHVLDIGGGSTELIVGAGPQILQRRSHPIGSVRLTERFVRNDPPAPDELAAMELAAREQLASQAVEPLPRLHGLAGTVTSAAALHLGLERYDRERVDGCELSLAEVVDLRDVLARERLEARIARPILGRGRGDVIVAGLTILVEALRHCGATTLVVRDRGLRFALI, encoded by the coding sequence ATGTTGGTGGGCACGCGGGGTGCCGATGGTCGCGTCGAGGTCGTCGAGGATCTCGCGCGCATCACACGACTGGGTGAGGGCGTCGCCGCCAGCGGTCGGCTGCGACCCGAGGCCATCGAGCGCACCGTCGCCGTGCTCGCGGAGTATGCCGTGCTCGCGCGCAGCCACGGCGCCGAGGTGGTCGCGGTCGCGACCGAGGGGCTGCGCATGGCGTCGGATACCGAGGCGTTCCTCGTGCCCGCCGCCCGTGCGCTCGGCCAGTCGATCCGCTGCATCAGCGGTGACGAGGAGGCCGAGCTCTCGTACCGCTCCGTCGCCGACGAGGGCGGGGCCGGGCCACTGCACGTACTCGACATCGGCGGCGGCTCCACCGAGCTGATCGTCGGGGCCGGCCCGCAGATCCTCCAGCGTCGCTCGCATCCGATCGGCTCGGTGCGGCTGACCGAGCGCTTCGTGCGGAACGACCCGCCGGCGCCCGACGAGCTGGCGGCGATGGAGCTGGCCGCGCGCGAGCAGCTCGCGAGCCAGGCGGTCGAGCCCCTGCCGCGTCTGCATGGCCTCGCCGGCACGGTCACCAGCGCGGCCGCGCTGCACCTCGGCCTCGAGCGCTACGATCGCGAGCGCGTCGACGGCTGCGAGCTGTCGCTGGCGGAGGTCGTGGACCTGCGCGATGTCCTGGCGCGGGAGCGACTCGAAGCTCGCATCGCGCGGCCGATCCTCGGTCGCGGGCGCGGCGATGTGATCGTCGCGGGCCTGACGATCCTCGTCGAGGCGCTGCGTCACTGTGGTGCGACCACGCTGGTCGTGCGCGATCGCGGCCTGCGGTTCGCGCTCATCTGA
- a CDS encoding PD40 domain-containing protein — protein sequence MKRTLLGTTTLISLLALGAYWAGQDVATVNAAPDEPQHVGGSGVVLLELGVPAGDEVGEVIRRDAELSAGFHVIDRKSIPAALIKETGFDRDQWNAVGAQAVIKNADVGGQIKFQLYDLAKGNKPVLSLGFPGGDKRKAAHKFMNEVIKYYTGTPGVFGSRIAFVRTRRSPEVSKNVFTMEMDGGNVAGITNNRSLNILPSIGPSGQVVFTSYAKRNPDLWISSGGEPTRISKQPGLNLGGVMSPQGGTIALTLSKDGNSEIYLIDQGGGIKSRLTNNAAIDGSPSWSPAGNQLAFVSSRAGGPQIFRMTSAGGSASRLSKKGEYNQTPDWSPGEGEYASWVAYAGREGSNFDIFAVNVKSGQLKRITQGGGRHTDPSYAPDGRLISFNSSSGGIVIANEDGNNQIPVMKAGTTPDWGPRAL from the coding sequence ATGAAGCGAACTCTGCTCGGCACCACGACGCTCATCTCGCTGCTCGCACTCGGCGCCTACTGGGCTGGCCAGGACGTTGCCACCGTCAACGCCGCGCCCGACGAGCCCCAGCATGTCGGTGGCAGTGGCGTGGTGCTGCTCGAGCTCGGGGTGCCGGCCGGCGACGAGGTCGGCGAGGTCATCCGGCGCGACGCCGAGCTCTCCGCCGGCTTCCACGTCATCGACCGCAAGTCGATCCCCGCGGCGCTCATCAAGGAGACGGGCTTCGACCGTGACCAGTGGAACGCCGTCGGCGCGCAGGCGGTGATCAAGAACGCCGACGTCGGCGGTCAGATCAAGTTTCAGCTGTACGACCTCGCCAAGGGCAACAAGCCCGTGCTCTCGCTCGGCTTCCCCGGTGGCGACAAGCGCAAGGCCGCGCACAAGTTCATGAACGAAGTGATCAAGTACTACACCGGCACGCCCGGGGTGTTCGGATCACGCATCGCATTCGTGCGCACGCGTCGTAGCCCCGAGGTGAGCAAGAACGTGTTCACGATGGAGATGGACGGCGGCAACGTCGCTGGCATCACCAACAACCGCTCACTCAACATCCTGCCGTCGATCGGCCCCAGCGGGCAGGTGGTCTTCACCAGCTACGCCAAGCGCAACCCCGACCTGTGGATCAGCAGCGGCGGCGAGCCCACGCGCATCAGCAAGCAGCCGGGCCTCAACCTCGGCGGCGTGATGAGCCCGCAGGGCGGCACCATCGCGCTGACGCTGTCGAAGGACGGCAACAGCGAGATCTATCTGATCGACCAGGGCGGCGGCATCAAGTCGCGCCTCACCAACAACGCCGCGATCGATGGCTCGCCGTCGTGGAGCCCGGCCGGCAACCAGCTCGCCTTCGTGTCGAGCCGCGCCGGTGGCCCGCAGATCTTCCGCATGACCTCGGCGGGCGGCTCGGCCTCGCGTCTGTCCAAGAAGGGCGAATACAACCAGACGCCCGACTGGAGCCCCGGGGAGGGTGAGTACGCCAGCTGGGTCGCCTACGCCGGCCGCGAGGGCAGCAACTTCGACATCTTCGCCGTCAACGTGAAGTCGGGGCAGCTCAAGCGCATCACCCAGGGCGGCGGTCGCCACACCGACCCCAGCTACGCGCCCGACGGTCGCCTGATCTCGTTCAACTCGTCGTCCGGCGGCATCGTCATCGCCAACGAGGACGGCAACAATCAGATCCCGGTGATGAAGGCCGGCACGACCCCCGACTGGGGCCCGCGCGCGCTTTGA
- a CDS encoding biopolymer transporter ExbD: MSSIINNDPGHGDDAPMSAINVTPLVDVMLCLLIIFMVATPMMGPEGHDVDIPAGRGKKMSEEDFLYSVISVDKVGHVFLGPLPLSEDPAQMQQELAANAKLQADGMVFLQGDQNVPFDKIVDVLVALKQAQISSVGFVAKPDTKALRGG, translated from the coding sequence ATGTCGAGCATCATCAACAACGACCCGGGCCATGGCGACGACGCGCCGATGTCGGCGATCAACGTCACACCCCTGGTCGACGTCATGCTGTGCCTGCTCATCATCTTCATGGTCGCGACCCCGATGATGGGCCCCGAGGGCCACGACGTGGACATCCCGGCCGGACGCGGCAAGAAGATGTCTGAAGAAGACTTCCTCTACAGCGTCATCTCCGTGGACAAGGTGGGACACGTGTTCTTGGGCCCGCTGCCGCTCTCCGAGGATCCAGCGCAAATGCAGCAGGAACTCGCCGCGAACGCCAAGCTGCAGGCCGACGGGATGGTTTTTCTCCAGGGCGATCAGAACGTACCGTTCGACAAGATCGTTGATGTCCTGGTGGCACTGAAGCAGGCGCAGATCTCGTCGGTGGGCTTCGTCGCGAAGCCCGATACGAAGGCGCTTCGAGGGGGATGA
- a CDS encoding MotA/TolQ/ExbB proton channel family protein has product MPPLPVSLGTLLAELNYVELITHSKGVVLGVVIILFLFVALTVFVVFYKLIHVSMAQAQSITFLNKFWDSKRLDDIYRVAEQLKYSPIAAMFRAGYIELSKVKKAAAAAQQQGDTSMHEKMGDSDNVERALARARTSEQTKLENLLPFLATTGSAAPFVGLFGTVWGIMDAFAKISEAGKADLASVAGPIAEALIATALALASAVPAVVLYNYFQRRLKVLGAEMQNFGNDFMNIVKRHFF; this is encoded by the coding sequence CTGCCGCCGCTTCCCGTTTCGCTGGGAACCCTGCTCGCCGAGCTGAACTACGTCGAGCTCATCACGCACTCCAAGGGCGTCGTTCTCGGGGTCGTCATCATCCTGTTCCTGTTCGTCGCGCTGACGGTCTTCGTGGTGTTCTACAAGCTCATCCACGTCTCGATGGCGCAGGCGCAGTCGATCACGTTCCTCAACAAGTTCTGGGACAGCAAGCGGCTCGACGACATCTATCGGGTCGCCGAGCAGCTCAAGTACAGCCCGATCGCGGCCATGTTCCGCGCCGGCTACATCGAGCTCTCGAAGGTCAAGAAGGCCGCCGCCGCCGCGCAGCAGCAGGGCGACACCAGCATGCACGAGAAGATGGGCGACTCCGACAACGTCGAGCGCGCCCTCGCCCGTGCCCGCACCAGCGAGCAGACCAAGCTCGAGAACCTGCTGCCGTTCCTCGCCACCACCGGCTCCGCCGCCCCGTTCGTCGGGCTGTTCGGCACCGTCTGGGGCATCATGGACGCCTTCGCGAAGATCTCGGAGGCCGGCAAGGCCGACCTCGCGTCGGTTGCCGGCCCCATCGCCGAGGCGCTCATCGCCACCGCGCTCGCGCTCGCCAGCGCCGTGCCTGCGGTCGTGCTCTACAACTACTTCCAGCGCCGTCTCAAGGTGCTCGGCGCCGAGATGCAGAACTTCGGCAACGACTTCATGAACATCGTGAAGCGGCACTTCTTCTAG